One stretch of Callospermophilus lateralis isolate mCalLat2 chromosome 11, mCalLat2.hap1, whole genome shotgun sequence DNA includes these proteins:
- the Mief2 gene encoding mitochondrial dynamics protein MID49, producing MAEFSQKRGKHRGDEALGSAVDFLLANARLVLGVGGAAVLGIATLAVKRFIDRATSPRDEDDAKGDSWKELNLLKATPHQQPRPPPASLSQPVSLPAPLPSAPEGPTDTELQKPPQLGSPVPLCLTFQEKLLAFEREHVVIPAAHVALAKQLAGDIALELQAYLRNKFPELPFGPLVPGGPLYDGLQAGAAEHVRLLTPLLLEPGLWILVPGVDTVARDPRCWAVRRTQLEFHPRGSSPWDRFLVGGYLSSRVLLELLRKALVASVNWPAIGSLLGCLIRPSVASEELLLEVQHESLELTVAVLVAVTGAHSDNHLLLAWPLEGLAGNLWLQDLYPAEAARLQALDDQDTGTRRRLLLLLCGVCRGHPALGQLGQSHLTQVVLRLGEEEVDWAEEALGERFLQALELLISSLEQASLPCHFNPSVNLLGSLREEEIDSIGYALYSGLQAPEGLL from the exons ATGGCAGAGTTCTCCCAGAAGAGGGGAAAACATCGTGGCGACGAGGCCCTGGGCAGCGCTGTGGACTTCCTCCTGGCCAATGCCCGCCTGGTGCTGGGTGTGGGCGGGGCTGCTGTGCTGGGCATTGCTACCCTGGCAGTGAAGCGG TTCATTGACAGGGCTACTAGCCCTAGGGATGAAGATGATGCTAAGGGGGACAGCTGGAAGGAACTAAACCTGCTCAAGGCCACACCGCACCAACAGCCCCGGCCCCCACCTGCTTCCCTCAGCCAGCCTGTGTCGCTCCCAGCCCCCTTgccctctgccccag AAGGTCCCACAGATACTGAGCTTCAGAAGCCACCTCAACTCGGCTCCCCAGTACCACTGTGTCTGACGTTCCAGGAGAAGCTGCTGGCATTTGAGCGGGAACATGTGgttatcccagcagctcatgTGGCTTTGGCCAAACAGCTGGCCGGTGACATTGCCTTGGAGCTACAGGCCTACTTGCGGAACAAGTTCCCGGAACTGCCCTTTGGGCCACTTGTGCCTGGTGGTCCGCTCTATGATGGGCTGCAGGCAGGGGCTGCTGAGCATGTGCGCCTCCTGACACCACTGCTGCTGGAGCCGGGCCTGTGGATTCTGGTACCTGGCGTGGACACTGTGGCCAGGGACCCTCGCTGCTGGGCAGTGCGCAGGACTCAGCTTGAGTTTCACCCCCGCGGGAGCAGCCCCTGGGACCGCTTCCTGGTAGGTGGCTACCTCTCCTCCCGTGTCCTGCTGGAGTTGCTCCGCAAGGCCCTGGTTGCCTCCGTCAACTGGCCAGCCATTGGTAGCCTGCTCGGATGCCTGATCCGGCCCAGCGTGGCCTCGGAGGAGCTGCTGCTGGAGGTGCAGCATGAGAGCCTGGAGCTCACTGTGGCTGTGCTTGTGGCAGTCACGGGGGCCCATTCTGACAACCACCTCCTCCTGGCCTGGCCCCTGGAGGGCCTGGCTGGGAATCTTTGGCTTCAGGACCTGTATCCAGCAGAGGCTGCCAGGTTGCAGGCCCTGGATGATCAGGATACTGGCACTCGCCGGAGGCTGCTGCTGCTATTGTGTGGTGTGTGCCGTGGCCATCCAGCCCTGGGGCAACTGGGCCAGAGCCACCTGACCCAAGTGGTTCTTCGTCTGGGGGAAGAGGAAGTGGACTGGGCCGAGGAGGCCCTGGGGGAGCGCTTTCTGCAGGCCCTGGAGTTGCTCATCAGCAGCCTGGAGCAGGCCAGCCTGCCCTGCCACTTCAACCCCAGTGTGAACCTCTTAGGTAGTTTGCGGGAGGAGGAGATTGATAGCATTGGTTATGCACTCTACAGTGGTCTACAGGCACCTGAGGGGCTGCTTTAG
- the Flii gene encoding protein flightless-1 homolog — MEATGVLPFVRGVDLSGNDFKGGYFPENVKAMTSLRWLKLNRTGLCYLPEELAALQKLEHLSVSHNNLTTLHGELSSLPSLRAIVARANSLKNSGVPDDIFKLDDLSVLDLSYNQLTECPRELENAKNMLVLNLSHNSIDTIPNQLFINLTDLLYLDLSENHLESLPPQMRRLVHLQTLVLNGNPLLHAQLRQLPAMTALQTLHLRNTQRTQSNLPTSLEGLSHLADVDLSCNDLTRVPECLYTLPSLRRLNLSSNQITELSLCIDQWVHVETLNLSRNQLTSLPSAICKLTKLKKLYLNSNKLDFDGLPSGIGKLTGLEEFMAANNNLELIPESLCRCPKLRKLILNKNRLVTLPEAIHFLTEIEVLDVRDNPSLVMPPKPADPAAEWYNIDFSLQNQLRLAGASPATVAAAAAAGSGPKDPLARKMRLRRRKDSAQDDQAKQVLKGMSDVAQEKNKKQEESVDARAPGGKVRRWDQGLEKPRLDYSEFFTEDVGQLPGLTIWQIENFVPVLVEEAFHGKFYEADCYIVLKTFLDDSGSLNWEIYYWIGGEATLDKKACSAIHAVNLRNYLGAECRTVREEMGDESEEFLQVFDNDISYIEGGTASGFYTVEDTHYVTRMYRVYGKKNIKLEPVPLKGASLDPRFVFLLDRGLDIYVWRGAQATLSNTTKARLFAEKINKNERKGKAEITLLVQGEEPPEFWEAVGGEPSEIKKHVPDNFWPPQPKLYKVGLGLGYLELPQINYKLSVEHKKRPKVELMPGMRLLQSLLDTRCVYILDCWSDVFIWLGRKSPRLVRAAALKLGQELCGMLHRPRHATVSRSLEGTEAQVFKAKFKNWDDVLTVDYTRNAEAVLQGPGLSGKVKRDAEKKDQMKADLTALFLPRQPPMALAEAEQLMEEWNEDLDGMEGFVLEGKKFARLPEEEFGHFYTQDCYVFLCRYWVPVEYEEEEKEGKEDGKAGAEGKEGEDAAVEAEEKQPEEDFQCIVYFWQGREASNMGWLTFTFSLQKKFESLFPGKLEVVRMTQQQENPKFLSHFKRKFIIHRGKRKVAQGTLQPSLYQIRTNGSALCTRCIQINTDSSLLNSEFCFILKVPFESEDNQGIVYAWVGRASDPDEAKLAEDILNTMFDASYSKQVINEGEEPENFFWVGIGAQKPYDDDAEYMKHTRLFRCSNEKGYFAVTEKCSDFCQDDLADDDIMLLDNGQEVYMWVGTQTSQVEIKLSLKACQVYIQHMSSKEHERPRHLRLVRKGNEQHAFTRCFHAWSTFRQPLA, encoded by the exons ATGGAGGCCACCGGGGTGCTGCCGTTCGTGCGCGGCGTGGACCTCAGCGGCAACGACTTCAAG GGTGGCTACTTCCCTGAGAATGTCAAGGCCATGACCAGCCTGCGATGGCTGAAGTTGAACCGCACAGGCCTCTGCTACCTGCCAGAAGAGCTGGCTGCCCTACAGAAGCTG GAGCACTTGTCCGTGAGCCACAACAACCTGACTACACTTCATGGGGAGCTGTCCAGCCTGCCTTCACTGCGG GCCATTGTAGCTCGAGCCAATAGCCTGAAGAATTCCGGAGTCCCTGATGACATCTTCAAGTTGGATGACCTCTCAGTCCTG GACTTGAGCTACAATCAGCTGACCGAGTGCCCACGAGAGCTGGAGAATGCCAAGAACATGCTGGTGCTCAACCTCAGCCATAATAG TATCGACACCATCCCCAACCAGCTCTTCATCAACCTCACGGACCTGCTGTACCTGGACCTTAGTGAGAATCATCTGGAGAGCCTGCCACCCCAGATGCGCCGCCTGGTGCACCTGCAGACACTGGTGCTCAATGGGAACCCATTGCTGCATGCACAGCTCCG GCAGCTCCCAGCCATGACCGCCCTGCAGACCCTGCACTTGCGGAACACACAGCGCACCCAGAGCAACCTTCCCACCAGCCTGGAGGGCCTGAGCCACCTTGCAG ATGTGGACCTGTCATGCAATGACCTGACACGGGTGCCTGAGTGCCTGTACACTCTCCCCAGCCTGCGCCGCCTCAACCTCAGCAGCAACCAGATCACAGAGCTGTCCCTGTGCATTGACCAGTGGGTACACGTGGAGACCTTGAATCTGTCCCGCAACCAGCTCACGTCACTGCCC TCAGCCATCTGCAAGCTGACCAAGCTGAAGAAGTTGTATCTCAACTCCAACAAGCTGGACTTCGATGGGCTACCCTCAGGCATTGGCAAACTGACTGGCCTGGAGGAGTTCATGGCTGCCAACAACAACCTAGAGCTGATTCCCGAAAGCCTCTGCAG GTGCCCAAAGCTGAGGAAACTTATCCTGAACAAGAACCGCCTGGTGACGCTCCCAGAGGCCATCCACTTCCTGACGGAGATTGAG GTCCTGGATGTGCGGGACAACCCCAGCCTGGTCATGCCACCTAAGCCTGCTGACCCCGCTGCTGAGTGGTACAACATCGATTTCTCGCTGCAAAATCAGCTGCGGCTGGCAGGTGCCTCCCCTGCCACAGTGGCTGCCGCAGCAGCTG CTGGGAGTGGGCCCAAGGACCCGCTGGCTCGCAAGATGCGGCTGCGGAGGCGAAAGGACTCAGCCCAGGATGACCAAGCCAAGCAGGTGCTGAAGGGCATGTCAGATGTGGCCCAGGAGAAGAACAAGAAACAGGAG GAGAGTGTGGACGCGAGGGCCCCCGGAGGGAAGGTACGGCGCTGGGACCAGGGCCTGGAGAAGCCGCGCCTCGACTACTCAGAGTTCTTCACGGAGGATGTGGGCCAGCTGCCAGGCTTGACCATCTGGCAGATTGAGAACTTTGTGCCGGTGCTGGTAGAGGAAGCCTTCCACGGCAAGTTCTATGAGGCCGACTGCTACATTgtactcaag ACCTTTCTGGACGACAGCGGCTCCCTGAACTGGGAGATCTACTACTGGATCGGCGGGGAGGCCACACTGGACAAGAAGGCCTGCTCTGCCATCCACGCCGTCAACCTGCGCAACTACCTGGGTGCTGAGTGCCGCACTGTGAGGGAGGAAATGGGCGACGAGAGCGAGGAGTTCCTGCAG GTGTTTGACAACGACATCTCCTACATTGAGGGTGGAACAGCCAGTGGCTTCTACACTGTGGAGGACACACACTATGTCACCAG GATGTACCGTGTGTATGGGAAAAAGAACATCAAGTTGGAGCCTGTCCCCCTCAAGGGAGCCTCCCTGGATCCAAG GTTTGTGTTCCTGCTGGACCGAGGGCTGGACATCTATGTGTGGCGGGgggcccaggccacactgagtaaCACCACCAAGGCCAG GCTCTTTGCAGAGAAAATTAACAAGAATGAGCGGAAAGGGAAGGCAGAGATCACGCTGCTGGTGCAGGGCGAGGAACCCCCAGAGTTCTGGGAGGCTGTGGGTGGGGAGCCCTCTGAGATCAAGAAGCATGTGCCTGACAACTTCTGGCCACCCCAGCCCAAGCTGTACAAG gtgggcctgggcctgggctacCTGGAGCTGCCGCAGATCAACTACAAGCTTTCCGTGGAACATAAGAAGCGGCCCAAAGTGGAGCTGATGCCTGGGATGCGGCTG CTGCAGAGCCTGCTGGACACGCGCTGCGTGTACATCCTGGACTGTTGGTCCGACGTGTTCATCTGGCTTGGCCGCAAGTCCCCACGCCTAGTGCGTGCTGCGGCGCTCAAGCTGGGCCAGGAACTGTGTGGGATGCTGCACCGACCACGCCACGCCACGGTCAGCCGCAGCCTCGAGGGTACCGAGGCGCAG GTGTTCAAGGCCAAGTTCAAGAACTGGGACGACGTGTTGACGGTGGACTACACGCGCAACGCGGAGGCTGTCCTCCAGGGCCCCGGGCTCTCTGGGAAGGTGAAGCGTGATGCGGAGAAGAAAGACCAGATGAAGGCGGACCTCACTGCGCTCTTCCTGCCAAGGCAGCCGCCAATGGCACTGGCCGAA GCGGAACAGCTCATGGAGGAATGGAACGAGGACCTTGATGGCATGGAGGGCTTCGTGCTGGAGGGCAAGAAATTTGCACGGCTGCCTGAGGAGGAGTTCGGCCACTTCTACACGCAGGACTGCTACGTTTTCCTCTGCAG GTACTGGGTACCCGTGGAGtacgaggaggaggagaaggaaggcaAGGAGGATGGAAAGGCCGGGGCAGAGGGCAAAGAAGGCGAGGACGCAGCGGTGGAGGCCGAGGAGAAGCAGCCCGAGGAGGACTTCCAGTGCATCGTGTACTTCTGGCAGGGTCGGGAAGCCTCCAACATGGGCTGGCtcaccttcaccttcagtctgcagAAGAAGTTTGAGAGCCTCTTCCCTGGCAAGCTGGAG GTGGTACGAATGACGCAGCAGCAGGAGAACCCCAAGTTCCTGTCCCATTTCAAGAGAAAGTTTATCATCCACCGGGGCAAGAGAAAGGTGGCCCAGGGCACCCTGCAACCAAGCCTCTACCAGATCCGGACCAATGGCAGTGCCCTCTGCACCCG GTGCATCCAGATCAACACTGACTCCAGCCTCCTCAACTCCGAGTTCTGCTTCATCCTCAAG GTTCCCTTTGAGAGTGAGGACAACCAAGGCATTGTGTATGCTTGGGTGGGAAGGGCATCAGACCCCGATGAAGCCAAACTGGCAGAAGACATTCTGAACACCATGTTTGACGCCTCCTACAGCAAACAG GTTATCAATGAAGGCGAGGAACCCGAGAACTTCTTTTGGGTTGGAATAGGGGCACAGAAGCCCTATGACGATGACGCTGAGTACATGAAGCACACACGGCTCTTCCG GTGCTCCAATGAGAAGGGCTACTTTGCAGTGACTGAGAAATGCTCTGACTTTTGTCAAGATGACCTGGCAGACGATGACATCATGTTGCTAGACAATGGCCAAGAG GTCTACATGTGGGTAGGGACCCAGACAAGCCAAGTGGAGATTAAACTGAGTCTGAAGGCCTGCCAG GTGTACATCCAGCACATGAGCTCCAAAGAGCACGAGCGGCCCCGCCACCTGCGCCTGGTCCGCAAAGGCAACGAGCAGCATGCCTTTACCCGCTGTTTCCATGCCTGGAGCACCTTTCGCCAGCCCCTGGCCTAA